From the genome of Danaus plexippus chromosome 30, MEX_DaPlex, whole genome shotgun sequence, one region includes:
- the LOC116776507 gene encoding serine/threonine-protein kinase par-1 isoform X2 — MASNIKPHKTKHFPIDQLVCVGNYQLEKTIGTGNFAVVKLATHAITKSKVAIKIIDKSRLGEDNLKKTFREIAIMKKLRHPHIVRLYQVMESSHTLYLVTEYAPNGEIFDHLVSKGRMPESEAARSFSQMVAAVGYCHSSGIVHRDLKAENLLLDKDMNIKLADFGFSNEYTAGSPLSTWCGSPPYAAPELFEGRQYDGPKADIWSLGVVLYVLVCGALPFDGCTLSELRAVVLSGKFRIPYFMSQECEHLIRHMLVVEPERRLSLRGVARHRWLQAHQPGPGPGIYDASEGQCACHPSVTREDARTHDAALARLATLPGLSLHHLQQSVQEERFDHISAIYHLLMDKLEQRDTDAEMDRDSLDSTTGKPLDLTSCKSEEEQMEAEDSTEALQPGYLTVGHSGDSFEKFGSSVVLESGVEPVHQPGAPPTARRHTVGPGDCRHEQSSELSSRPAPLCASAHFNQQPLQTPLPSRLPEVALLPNTNLAAKLPAVQHQPPRYFSVKDHHLLKPPVAMQTQASLFGRRASDGGAHVRRAPDTSGAHPPPPRHVSDSGTGNTESTEQTDEQSSDSTYNNNLCRYMLNRGSNKRHTMATPEEAASVSAACPSTPAVSAPRVRRSGLLTVTERPPAREHAERYSPVRRAELSPPRAAHPLASARLEYQQLQRGLERRAACGGASPPSESSHPPHTLSASMPGSPIHSGASVPVLDMGLSDPPQDLSLKLGMNLNSLYSPHLPQDVLKSLHSYSSYGLVSGHASPASPGSPLHQITEGLSYLHTGSITRGTPQANATPLDLRSTATAPHIEMETNYPQLHPILHPQIHVVAHRSLNNSPISNPGSPLDMIQEEIGNGSQNGETKFPDRSFQSYVSTHPQISLTDCLGSEITLVASSSEDSVDSLENKYPLPQFVISEPSDLDDRPSITKGIGRKVSQETEAAENKEEVDAEMQSPKESVDETSKFLSRELARRGSDKSLGFSDDSLSNDSANASPNCEQNIQSIYSNIVSISSGFSENRGSFSEHRESFSFSDRGSFSERGDYGRSSFSERSDFGRGSFSEKGETPRSSFSAQGVLGEVKEYNEDVHMPAEKTLVKHEEESHEIEKLQRSTMDLRLSEICRPGDGIPILLSPQKVSCVQEYYEVTLSTVCSQLDSHRIVELLKETINNRVPPQNIFIETEHRTHDDAEHLTGFLNLEYSGGIQIELVVCENKSKEKKGLKMRRISGDHREYGKLCQQLITSLTV, encoded by the exons gtAATGGAGAGCAGTCACACATTGTACCTCGTAACAGAATACGCGCCAAACGGTGAAATTTTTG ATCACCTGGTATCAAAGGGTCGGATGCCAGAATCGGAGGCTGCCAGGTCTTTCTCCCAGATGGTAGCAGCTGTCGGATACTGTCATTCCAGCGGCATAGTCCACAGGGATCTGAAAGCTGAGAATCTACTTCTGGATAAGGATATGAATATTAAG TTAGCGGATTTCGGGTTCAGCAATGAGTATACAGCGGGTTCACCGTTGTCCACGTGGTGCGGATCCCCACCCTACGCGGCCCCGGAACTGTTCGAAGGTCGCCAATACGATGGTCCGAAAGCTGATATATGG TCCTTGGGCGTAGTTCTGTACGTGCTGGTTTGCGGCGCGCTTCCTTTCGACGGCTGCACTCTCAGCGAGTTACGAGCTGTGGTGCTCAGTGGAAAATTTAGAATACCATACTTTATGTCACAAG AATGCGAGCATCTGATACGTCATATGCTGGTAGTGGAGCCCGAGCGGAGGCTCTCACTGCGGGGTGTTGCCCGACATCGATGGTTACAGGCCCACCAGCCCGGGCCTGGCCCTGGGATATACg ATGCCTCCGAGGGCCAATGCGCTTGTCACCCGTCCGTTACACGCGAGGATGCTCGAACCCACGACGCAGCGCTGGCGCGCCTCGCCACATTACCCGGACTCTCCTTACATCACCTGCAACAG TCGGTACAAGAAGAGCGATTTGATCACATATCAGCCATTTATCATTTACTTATGGACAAACTAGAACAAAGGGATACAGACGCTGAAATGGATAGAG ATTCCTTAGACTCGACGACGGGCAAACCACTAGATCTCACTAGTTGTAAG AGTGAAGAAGAGCAGATGGAGGCTGAAGATAGCACAGAAGCGCTGCAGCCGGGGTACCTCACCGTAGGCCACTCCGGTGACAGCTTTGAGAAG TTTGGTTCCTCGGTGGTGTTGGAGTCAGGTGTGGAACCCGTCCATCAGCCCGGGGCTCCGCCCACCGCCAGGAGACACACAGTCGGCCCCGGAGACTGCAGACACGAACag tcgAGTGAATTATCTTCAAGACCTGCACCTTTGTGTGCGTCAGCTCATTTTAAT CAACAGCCCCTTCAGACTCCGCTACCGAGTCGGTTACCGGAAGTGGCGTTACTACCGAACACAAACCTGGCCGCCAAGTTGCCCGCGGTTCAACACCAACCTCCACGGTACTTCAGCGTCAAGGACCACCACCTGCTGAAGCCTCCGGTCGCCATGCAAACACAGG CGTCGCTGTTCGGTCGTAGGGCTTCGGACGGAGGGGCCCACGTGAGGCGCGCCCCGGACACCTCGGGGGCGCACCCCCCGCCTCCCAGACAC GTGTCGGACAGTGGTACTGGAAACACAGAGTCCACGGAACAAACAGACGAGCAGTCAAGCGACTCCACCTACAACAATAACCTGTGCAG GTATATGTTAAATCGAGGTAGTAACAAGCGCCACACGATGGCGACCCCGGAAGAGGCGGCTTCCGTTTCCGCCGCGTGTCCTTCCACACCCGCT GTTAGCGCCCCTCGAGTACGCCGGTCAGGTCTCCTGACGGTCACAGAAAGACCGCCTG CCCGGGAGCACGCGGAGCGCTACTCACCTGTGCGGAGAGCGGAACTGAGTCCTCCGAGGGCGGCGCACCCGCTAGCATCAGCGAGACTCGAGTACCAGCAGTTACAG CGTGGCCTAGAGCGGCGAGCGGCTTGTGGTGGGGCTTCGCCCCCCTCGGAGTCTTCTCACCCGCCTCACACTCTCTCCGCCTCGATGCCCG GGTCACCCATCCACTCCGGCGCCTCCGTCCCGGTGCTCGACATGGGCCTGAGCGACCCGCCTcag GACCTGTCGTTGAAGCTGGGTATGAATCTCAACAGCCTGTACTCGCCTCACCTGCCGCAGGATGTTCTGAAATCTCTCCACTCGTACAGCAGTTACGGTCTGGTCTCCGGCCACGCGAGCCCCGCCAGTCCGGGGAGTCCCCTGCATCAGATAACCGAGGGCCTCAGCTACTTGCACACGGGGTCCATTACGCGAGGAACTCCGCAGGCCAACGCTACACCCTTGGACCTGCGGAGCACTGCGACCGCACCTCATATAGAGATGGAAACCAATTACCCTCAGCTCCACCCCATACTTCATCCTCAGATCCACGTGGTGGCTCACCGCTCCCTCAACAACTCCCCCATTTCTAACCCCGGCTCCCCGTTGGACATGATCCAGGAAGAGATAGGGAATGGAAGTCAAAATGGGGAAACGAAATTCCCGGACAGAAGTTTCCAGAGCTACGTGTCCACGCACCCGCAGATAAGTCTGACGGATTGTCTCGGTTCGGAGATAACCCTGGTCGCCTCCTCGTCCGAAGATAGCGTCGATAgtttagaaaacaaatatcCGCTGCCCCAGTTCGTGATATCCGAACCCTCGGACTTGGACGACAGACCTTCCATCACCAAAGGGATCGGAAGGAAAGTCAGCCAAGAAACGGAAGCCGCAGAAAATAAGGAAGAAGTCGACGCAGAGATGCAGTCCCCCAAAGAAAGCGTggatgaaactagtaaattcCTGTCGAGGGAGCTGGCGAGGAGGGGCAGCGACAAGTCTTTAGGCTTCAGTGACGATTCCCTCAGCAACGACTCCGCGAACGCGTCGCCGAACTGCGAGCAAAACATACAGTCAATTTATTCCAATATAGTGTCAATTAGTTCGGGTTTTAGCGAGAATAGGGGCAGCTTCTCCGAGCATAGAGAATCCTTCTCTTTCTCCGACCGCGGGAGCTTTTCTGAGAGAGGGGACTACGGCAGGTCCTCGTTCTCGGAACGAAGCGATTTCGGAAGGGGCAGTTTTTCGGAGAAGGGCGAAACGCCGCGCTCGTCGTTTTCAGCTCAGGGAGTTTTAGGAGAAGTCAAGGAATATAACGAAGACGTCCACATGCCCGCGGAAAAGACTCTGGTTAAACACGAAGAAGAGAGCCATGAGATCGAAAAATTACAACGGTCCACCATGGACCTGCGGCTGTCGGAGATATGCAGGCCGGGAGACGGGATACCGATACTGCTCAGCCCGCAGAAGGTGTCGTGCGTCCAAGAATACTACGAGGTGACACTGTCTACAGTCTGCTCGCAACTGGACTCTCACAGAATAGTGGAGCTATTGAAGGAGACCATCAACAACAGGGTGCCGCCGCAGAACATATTCATAGAGACGGAGCACCGGACCCACGACGACGCCGAGCACCTGACAGGTTTCCTCAACCTGGAGTACTCCGGCGGCATCCAGATAGAGCTGGTGGTCTGCGAGAATAAGAGCAAAGAGAAGAAGGGCCTCAAGATGAGGCGAATATCGGGAGATCACAGAGAGTACGGCAAGCTGTGTCAGCAACTGATAACTAGCCTCACCGTCTGA
- the LOC116776507 gene encoding serine/threonine-protein kinase par-1 isoform X1 → MASNIKPHKTKHFPIDQLVCVGNYQLEKTIGTGNFAVVKLATHAITKSKVAIKIIDKSRLGEDNLKKTFREIAIMKKLRHPHIVRLYQVMESSHTLYLVTEYAPNGEIFDHLVSKGRMPESEAARSFSQMVAAVGYCHSSGIVHRDLKAENLLLDKDMNIKLADFGFSNEYTAGSPLSTWCGSPPYAAPELFEGRQYDGPKADIWSLGVVLYVLVCGALPFDGCTLSELRAVVLSGKFRIPYFMSQECEHLIRHMLVVEPERRLSLRGVARHRWLQAHQPGPGPGIYDASEGQCACHPSVTREDARTHDAALARLATLPGLSLHHLQQSVQEERFDHISAIYHLLMDKLEQRDTDAEMDRDSLDSTTGKPLDLTSCKSEEEQMEAEDSTEALQPGYLTVGHSGDSFEKFGSSVVLESGVEPVHQPGAPPTARRHTVGPGDCRHEQSSELSSRPAPLCASAHFNQQPLQTPLPSRLPEVALLPNTNLAAKLPAVQHQPPRYFSVKDHHLLKPPVAMQTQASLFGRRASDGGAHVRRAPDTSGAHPPPPRHVSDSGTGNTESTEQTDEQSSDSTYNNNLCRYMLNRGSNKRHTMATPEEAASVSAACPSTPAVSAPRVRRSGLLTVTERPPVISPELVMEVEARMNRNYLPPSIQGGFQSPPPGTPPAQGSITAGTPNYTKSMKPVLETIPQGSIMGTNQIVTPFTPSLSQFSPTHGSVVSQTGSIVTGSPLVNQNFSGIQPNTFSSMPNQGSILSGTPISQNFNSLPNQGSIMSGTPIQSQSYNIQSQGSIISGTPIQNQSYQTNQRPGAPGSVQGQGSIMTGTPINNQSFQTTSSQNYLSLAPGTSMDKSFTNFPYSFGSCGNVPSGSITAGTPLTGLSQGQYSRQRKYSGPQRVKLQMLATVQEMAREHAERYSPVRRAELSPPRAAHPLASARLEYQQLQRGLERRAACGGASPPSESSHPPHTLSASMPGSPIHSGASVPVLDMGLSDPPQDLSLKLGMNLNSLYSPHLPQDVLKSLHSYSSYGLVSGHASPASPGSPLHQITEGLSYLHTGSITRGTPQANATPLDLRSTATAPHIEMETNYPQLHPILHPQIHVVAHRSLNNSPISNPGSPLDMIQEEIGNGSQNGETKFPDRSFQSYVSTHPQISLTDCLGSEITLVASSSEDSVDSLENKYPLPQFVISEPSDLDDRPSITKGIGRKVSQETEAAENKEEVDAEMQSPKESVDETSKFLSRELARRGSDKSLGFSDDSLSNDSANASPNCEQNIQSIYSNIVSISSGFSENRGSFSEHRESFSFSDRGSFSERGDYGRSSFSERSDFGRGSFSEKGETPRSSFSAQGVLGEVKEYNEDVHMPAEKTLVKHEEESHEIEKLQRSTMDLRLSEICRPGDGIPILLSPQKVSCVQEYYEVTLSTVCSQLDSHRIVELLKETINNRVPPQNIFIETEHRTHDDAEHLTGFLNLEYSGGIQIELVVCENKSKEKKGLKMRRISGDHREYGKLCQQLITSLTV, encoded by the exons gtAATGGAGAGCAGTCACACATTGTACCTCGTAACAGAATACGCGCCAAACGGTGAAATTTTTG ATCACCTGGTATCAAAGGGTCGGATGCCAGAATCGGAGGCTGCCAGGTCTTTCTCCCAGATGGTAGCAGCTGTCGGATACTGTCATTCCAGCGGCATAGTCCACAGGGATCTGAAAGCTGAGAATCTACTTCTGGATAAGGATATGAATATTAAG TTAGCGGATTTCGGGTTCAGCAATGAGTATACAGCGGGTTCACCGTTGTCCACGTGGTGCGGATCCCCACCCTACGCGGCCCCGGAACTGTTCGAAGGTCGCCAATACGATGGTCCGAAAGCTGATATATGG TCCTTGGGCGTAGTTCTGTACGTGCTGGTTTGCGGCGCGCTTCCTTTCGACGGCTGCACTCTCAGCGAGTTACGAGCTGTGGTGCTCAGTGGAAAATTTAGAATACCATACTTTATGTCACAAG AATGCGAGCATCTGATACGTCATATGCTGGTAGTGGAGCCCGAGCGGAGGCTCTCACTGCGGGGTGTTGCCCGACATCGATGGTTACAGGCCCACCAGCCCGGGCCTGGCCCTGGGATATACg ATGCCTCCGAGGGCCAATGCGCTTGTCACCCGTCCGTTACACGCGAGGATGCTCGAACCCACGACGCAGCGCTGGCGCGCCTCGCCACATTACCCGGACTCTCCTTACATCACCTGCAACAG TCGGTACAAGAAGAGCGATTTGATCACATATCAGCCATTTATCATTTACTTATGGACAAACTAGAACAAAGGGATACAGACGCTGAAATGGATAGAG ATTCCTTAGACTCGACGACGGGCAAACCACTAGATCTCACTAGTTGTAAG AGTGAAGAAGAGCAGATGGAGGCTGAAGATAGCACAGAAGCGCTGCAGCCGGGGTACCTCACCGTAGGCCACTCCGGTGACAGCTTTGAGAAG TTTGGTTCCTCGGTGGTGTTGGAGTCAGGTGTGGAACCCGTCCATCAGCCCGGGGCTCCGCCCACCGCCAGGAGACACACAGTCGGCCCCGGAGACTGCAGACACGAACag tcgAGTGAATTATCTTCAAGACCTGCACCTTTGTGTGCGTCAGCTCATTTTAAT CAACAGCCCCTTCAGACTCCGCTACCGAGTCGGTTACCGGAAGTGGCGTTACTACCGAACACAAACCTGGCCGCCAAGTTGCCCGCGGTTCAACACCAACCTCCACGGTACTTCAGCGTCAAGGACCACCACCTGCTGAAGCCTCCGGTCGCCATGCAAACACAGG CGTCGCTGTTCGGTCGTAGGGCTTCGGACGGAGGGGCCCACGTGAGGCGCGCCCCGGACACCTCGGGGGCGCACCCCCCGCCTCCCAGACAC GTGTCGGACAGTGGTACTGGAAACACAGAGTCCACGGAACAAACAGACGAGCAGTCAAGCGACTCCACCTACAACAATAACCTGTGCAG GTATATGTTAAATCGAGGTAGTAACAAGCGCCACACGATGGCGACCCCGGAAGAGGCGGCTTCCGTTTCCGCCGCGTGTCCTTCCACACCCGCT GTTAGCGCCCCTCGAGTACGCCGGTCAGGTCTCCTGACGGTCACAGAAAGACCGCCTG TTATTAGTCCTGAGTTAGTTATGGAGGTGGAGGCGAGGATGAATCGCAACTACCTCCCGCCCTCCATCCAGGGCGGGTTTCAGAGTCCCCCGCCCGGGACCCCGCCCGCCCAGGGCTCTATTACCGCCGGAACCCCAAATTACACGAAATCTATGAAACCTGTCCTGGAAACCATACCTCAGGGCAGCATCATGGGGACGAACCAGATTGTGACGCCGTTCACCCCCTCGCTGTCACAATTCTCGCCCACCCACGGCAGTGTCGTGTCTCAGACCGGATCCATCGTCACCGGAAGTCCGTTGGTGAATCAGAACTTTAGCGGGATCCAGCCAAATACCTTCAGCTCAATGCCAAACCAAGGTTCAATCTTAAGCGGGACTCCCATCAGTCAGAATTTCAATTCGTTGCCCAACCAGGGGTCGATAATGTCCGGCACGCCGATCCAGAGTCAGAGCTACAATATCCAAAGCCAGGGGTCCATCATCAGCGGTACTCCGATACAGAATCAGAGCTATCAAACAAACCAGAGACCCGGCGCCCCCGGGTCGGTTCAGGGTCAGGGGTCAATAATGACTGGCACGCCGATCAACAACCAGAGTTTCCAGACGACCTCGAGTCAGAACTACCTCTCTTTGGCCCCCGGGACTTCGATGGACAAAAGCTTCACGAACTTCCCCTACAGCTTTGGTTCCTGTGGTAACGTGCCCTCGGGGTCAATAACCGCGGGGACTCCCCTCACAGGATTGAGTCAGGGCCAGTACAGCCGTCAGAGAAAGTATTCTGGGCCGCAGAGGGTTAAACTGCAAATGTTGGCGACTGTACAGGAAATGG CCCGGGAGCACGCGGAGCGCTACTCACCTGTGCGGAGAGCGGAACTGAGTCCTCCGAGGGCGGCGCACCCGCTAGCATCAGCGAGACTCGAGTACCAGCAGTTACAG CGTGGCCTAGAGCGGCGAGCGGCTTGTGGTGGGGCTTCGCCCCCCTCGGAGTCTTCTCACCCGCCTCACACTCTCTCCGCCTCGATGCCCG GGTCACCCATCCACTCCGGCGCCTCCGTCCCGGTGCTCGACATGGGCCTGAGCGACCCGCCTcag GACCTGTCGTTGAAGCTGGGTATGAATCTCAACAGCCTGTACTCGCCTCACCTGCCGCAGGATGTTCTGAAATCTCTCCACTCGTACAGCAGTTACGGTCTGGTCTCCGGCCACGCGAGCCCCGCCAGTCCGGGGAGTCCCCTGCATCAGATAACCGAGGGCCTCAGCTACTTGCACACGGGGTCCATTACGCGAGGAACTCCGCAGGCCAACGCTACACCCTTGGACCTGCGGAGCACTGCGACCGCACCTCATATAGAGATGGAAACCAATTACCCTCAGCTCCACCCCATACTTCATCCTCAGATCCACGTGGTGGCTCACCGCTCCCTCAACAACTCCCCCATTTCTAACCCCGGCTCCCCGTTGGACATGATCCAGGAAGAGATAGGGAATGGAAGTCAAAATGGGGAAACGAAATTCCCGGACAGAAGTTTCCAGAGCTACGTGTCCACGCACCCGCAGATAAGTCTGACGGATTGTCTCGGTTCGGAGATAACCCTGGTCGCCTCCTCGTCCGAAGATAGCGTCGATAgtttagaaaacaaatatcCGCTGCCCCAGTTCGTGATATCCGAACCCTCGGACTTGGACGACAGACCTTCCATCACCAAAGGGATCGGAAGGAAAGTCAGCCAAGAAACGGAAGCCGCAGAAAATAAGGAAGAAGTCGACGCAGAGATGCAGTCCCCCAAAGAAAGCGTggatgaaactagtaaattcCTGTCGAGGGAGCTGGCGAGGAGGGGCAGCGACAAGTCTTTAGGCTTCAGTGACGATTCCCTCAGCAACGACTCCGCGAACGCGTCGCCGAACTGCGAGCAAAACATACAGTCAATTTATTCCAATATAGTGTCAATTAGTTCGGGTTTTAGCGAGAATAGGGGCAGCTTCTCCGAGCATAGAGAATCCTTCTCTTTCTCCGACCGCGGGAGCTTTTCTGAGAGAGGGGACTACGGCAGGTCCTCGTTCTCGGAACGAAGCGATTTCGGAAGGGGCAGTTTTTCGGAGAAGGGCGAAACGCCGCGCTCGTCGTTTTCAGCTCAGGGAGTTTTAGGAGAAGTCAAGGAATATAACGAAGACGTCCACATGCCCGCGGAAAAGACTCTGGTTAAACACGAAGAAGAGAGCCATGAGATCGAAAAATTACAACGGTCCACCATGGACCTGCGGCTGTCGGAGATATGCAGGCCGGGAGACGGGATACCGATACTGCTCAGCCCGCAGAAGGTGTCGTGCGTCCAAGAATACTACGAGGTGACACTGTCTACAGTCTGCTCGCAACTGGACTCTCACAGAATAGTGGAGCTATTGAAGGAGACCATCAACAACAGGGTGCCGCCGCAGAACATATTCATAGAGACGGAGCACCGGACCCACGACGACGCCGAGCACCTGACAGGTTTCCTCAACCTGGAGTACTCCGGCGGCATCCAGATAGAGCTGGTGGTCTGCGAGAATAAGAGCAAAGAGAAGAAGGGCCTCAAGATGAGGCGAATATCGGGAGATCACAGAGAGTACGGCAAGCTGTGTCAGCAACTGATAACTAGCCTCACCGTCTGA